A section of the Oryza sativa Japonica Group chromosome 1, ASM3414082v1 genome encodes:
- the LOC4325657 gene encoding probable WRKY transcription factor 72 — MDVVVESPPVRDEKKVDVAAIGGAPPIVFESFAPSTQRDSTIIKKEEKMEAAKAEMGEVREENERLKTMLTRIVSDYKSLHTHFLDVVKVKEQTAAELSGDDDDDEPDDLVSLSLCTRPNAAATRRKGHERTPSSGGGGDDGRLSLGLSCARGGVASDDDDDKQASRRALPPMPVLNLSSDSSGDAAGAGAGEPTQPNKASRSSSGGGDGADDEVLQQQQAKKARVSVRVKCDTPTMNDGCQWRKYGQKISKGNPCPRAYYRCTVAPNCPVRKQVQRCADDMSILITTYEGTHSHPLPPAAAAMASTTSAAAAMLTSGSTNSTMHGSGGVHHHLPFASAVGGGGGVGLLGPTTISTATSCPTVTLDLTAPHSLLHPSSASPYAAAAAGYESSRALPAAWSSGYLAYGGAAAAQPYYAKGVAPSPFGHHFGMMGMAAAAARPAPEQLFGGQTTSPYLQRAIGGGGVAPAAVTDTIAKAITSDPSFQSVLAAAITSYMGRGGGAAAPNK, encoded by the exons ATGGACGTCGTCGTCGAGAGCCCGCCGGTGAGGGACGAGAAGAAAGTCGACGTCGCCGCG ATTGGAGGCGCGCCTCCAATAGTCTTTGAGAGTTTTGCACCATCGACGCAGAGAGATTCAACCATCATCAAGAAG gaggagaagatggaggCAGCGAAGGCGGAGATGGGCGAGGTGAGGGAGGAGAACGAGCGGCTCAAGACGATGCTCACACGCATCGTCAGCGACTACAAGTCGCTGCACACGCACTTCCTCGACGTCGTCAAGGTCAAGGAGCAAACGGCGGCGGAGCTctccggagacgacgacgacgacgagcccgaCGACCTCGTCTCCCTGAGCCTCTGCACGAGGCCCAACGCCGCCGCGACGCGCCGGAAGGGCCACGAGAGGACGCcgtcgtccggcggcggcggcgacgacgggcggcTGTCCCTCGGGCTGAGCTGCGCTCGCGGCGGCGTtgcctccgacgacgacgacgacaagcaGGCGAGCCGCCGCGCGTTGCCGCCGATGCCCGTGCTGAACCTCAGCTCCGACAGCAGCggggacgccgccggcgccggcgccggcgagcctaCCCAGCCGAACAAAGCGTCCaggagctcgagcggcggcggcgatggcgccgacgacgaggtgctgcagcagcagcaggccaaGAAGGCTAGGGTTTCCGTCAGAGTCAAGTGCGACACCCCCACG ATGAACGATGGGTGTCAGTGGCGGAAATACGGGCAGAAAATCTCAAAGGGGAACCCTTGCCCGCGCGCCTATTACCGTTGCACCGTTGCACCCAACTGCCCTGTACGCAAGCAG GTGCAGAGATGCGCGGACGACATGTCGATCCTGATCACGACGTACGAGGGCACGCACAGccacccgctgccgccggcggcggcggcgatggcgtccacaacgtcggccgcggcggcgatgctgACGTCTGGCTCGACCAACTCCACGAtgcacggcagcggcggcgttcACCACCACCTGCCGTTCGCCtcggccgtcggcggcggcggcggcgtcgggctgCTCGGCCCGaccaccatctccaccgccaCGTCCTGCCCCACCGTCACGCTCGACCTCACCGCGCCGCACTCGCTCCTGCAcccgtcgtcggcgtcgccctacgccgccgccgccgcggggtaCGAGTCCAGCAGGGCGCTGCCGGCGGCGTGGAGCAGCGGGTACCTGGCgtacggcggcgcggcggcggcgcagccatACTACGCCAAGGGCgttgcgccgtcgccgttcggccATCATTTCGGCATGAtgggcatggcggcggcggcggcgaggccggcgccggagcaGCTGTTCGGCGGCCAGACGACGTCGCCGTACCTGCAGAgagccatcggcggcggcggcgtcgcgccggCGGCCGTGACGGACACGATCGCGAAGGCGATCACGTCGGACCCGAGCTTCCAGTCGGTTTTGGCGGCGGCGATCACGTCCTAcatggggcgcggcggcggcgcggcggcgccgaacaAGTGA